In one window of Candidatus Hydrogenedentota bacterium DNA:
- the hemC gene encoding hydroxymethylbilane synthase, protein MTRVVIGSRGSDLALNQAHHVAALLRAAEPEVEVAVEIISTKGDRITDVPLSQVGGKGIFTKELEVALLDKSIDLAVHSLKDLPTELPGGLMLAAITEREDPADAFISASGCALLDLPRGAKVGTSSTRRQVQLKALRPDLDLVDLRGNVPTRLKKLHDEGLDAIILAAAGLNRLGLSEHITATIPPEHMLSAVGQGALGIEIREDDAPLRALLERIHHPETAAAATAERALLAAIGGGCQVPLGALATVRDKMLHLQACACSPDGSQVVRAAQSGPVGDPEGLGRAVAGALIEAGASAFVKQVALDAWKPRQPLAGMSIAVTRASNQASVLSDELTALGARVIDFPTIEIRGCVPEAPIEGEGAWDWIIFTSANAVEHFVAALEREGRRLAEFRAAAFCAIGPATAAALRAHQVPITLTPEQYIAESILEGLKRLENGLAGKRFLMPRGNLARPMLPDALREAGAEVAEVVVYETLMPEIPAGAADTLLEARPDWVVFTSSSTARNFSKALGPDRVAALSAHARFASIGPMTTAAAEECGMPVSVEPERHEIPGLIHALIDATAASAH, encoded by the coding sequence ATGACCCGCGTCGTAATTGGATCGCGCGGCAGCGATCTTGCTCTGAATCAGGCCCACCACGTCGCCGCGCTGTTGCGCGCGGCCGAGCCGGAGGTGGAGGTGGCCGTCGAAATCATCTCGACGAAGGGGGACCGCATCACCGATGTTCCCCTGTCCCAGGTGGGCGGCAAGGGCATTTTCACCAAGGAACTCGAAGTCGCGCTGCTCGACAAGTCGATCGATCTGGCCGTGCACAGCCTGAAGGACCTGCCGACCGAATTGCCCGGCGGCCTCATGCTCGCGGCAATCACCGAACGCGAGGACCCCGCCGACGCCTTCATCAGCGCGAGCGGGTGCGCCCTGCTGGACTTGCCCCGGGGCGCGAAAGTAGGCACATCGAGCACGCGCCGCCAGGTCCAGCTCAAGGCGCTGCGCCCCGACCTGGATCTCGTGGATTTGCGCGGGAACGTGCCCACGCGCCTGAAGAAGCTCCATGACGAGGGGCTGGACGCGATCATTCTGGCCGCGGCGGGGCTCAATCGCCTCGGGCTGTCCGAGCACATCACAGCGACGATCCCGCCCGAACACATGCTTTCGGCCGTGGGCCAGGGCGCGCTGGGCATCGAAATTCGTGAGGACGATGCACCGTTGCGGGCCTTGCTCGAGCGCATCCACCATCCGGAGACGGCGGCGGCGGCCACGGCGGAGCGGGCATTGCTCGCGGCCATCGGCGGCGGTTGCCAGGTTCCCCTGGGGGCCCTGGCCACGGTGCGGGACAAGATGCTTCACCTTCAGGCTTGCGCGTGCAGCCCCGACGGCAGCCAGGTGGTGCGCGCGGCGCAATCCGGGCCGGTGGGCGATCCCGAGGGCCTGGGCCGCGCGGTCGCGGGGGCTCTGATTGAAGCGGGAGCCTCGGCCTTCGTCAAGCAGGTCGCGCTCGACGCGTGGAAACCGCGCCAGCCCCTGGCGGGGATGTCCATCGCGGTAACGCGCGCGTCGAACCAGGCGAGTGTGCTTTCGGACGAACTGACGGCGCTCGGCGCGCGGGTGATTGACTTTCCGACGATCGAAATCCGCGGGTGTGTTCCGGAAGCGCCGATTGAGGGCGAGGGCGCCTGGGACTGGATCATTTTCACGAGCGCGAACGCCGTGGAGCATTTCGTGGCCGCGCTCGAACGCGAAGGCCGGCGCCTGGCCGAATTCCGCGCCGCCGCCTTCTGCGCGATTGGCCCGGCGACCGCCGCCGCACTTCGGGCGCACCAGGTTCCCATCACGCTCACACCCGAGCAGTACATCGCCGAGTCCATTCTGGAGGGCCTCAAGCGCCTGGAGAACGGCCTGGCGGGCAAGCGTTTCCTGATGCCGCGCGGCAACCTGGCGCGGCCCATGCTGCCGGACGCCCTGCGCGAGGCCGGCGCGGAAGTGGCCGAAGTGGTGGTCTACGAAACGCTGATGCCCGAAATACCCGCCGGGGCCGCCGACACGCTGTTGGAAGCGCGCCCGGACTGGGTCGTGTTCACCAGCTCGTCGACCGCGCGCAATTTCTCGAAGGCCCTGGGGCCGGATCGGGTCGCGGCGCTGTCCGCGCATGCCCGCTTTGCCTCCATAGGGCCGATGACCACCGCCGCCGCCGAAGAATGCGGCATGCCCGTTTCGGTGGAGCCGGAGCGCCATGAAATCCCCGGGCTTATCCATGCCCTGATCGATGCAACGGCGGCGAGCGCCCACTGA
- the hemA gene encoding glutamyl-tRNA reductase, with product MTIALTGLSHHTCPVELRERLAFPEEQVPEALRRLKQDLAEGGAVILNTCNRVEVYARGDAPPERIHARIREFIAESRGVPVSEFAPHLYEHHNRAAVAHLFKVTSSLDSLVVGEDQILAQVHDAYLASQSEGATDKILHALFQRAFKVAKEIRTKTNINVGKVSVSSVAVELAASIFGDLTSKSVMVIGSGEMGQLALKCLVEKGVGRVLVANRTLATAESLAENYRGEPIALSHLDAHLHRADIVITSTSAETPVLGVKDFEHALKLRNNAPMFVIDIAVPRDVDRAVTTLDNVYCYDMDDLESVAAQNLESRRAELSKCLEMVERQVDRFIDWRQSLYAEPTIKSMTQELHAIRERELAKTLGSLPDLTDQERDEIEYLTKRIVNNILQRPMTQIKQEVVHEDPHRVLHLVKRLFGLEERTG from the coding sequence ATGACGATCGCACTCACCGGACTCAGCCACCATACCTGCCCGGTGGAATTGCGCGAGCGTCTGGCCTTTCCCGAGGAGCAGGTTCCGGAGGCGCTCCGGCGGTTGAAACAGGATCTGGCCGAGGGCGGGGCGGTAATTCTCAACACCTGTAACCGCGTCGAAGTCTACGCCCGGGGAGATGCGCCGCCGGAAAGGATCCACGCGAGAATACGCGAATTCATCGCCGAGTCGCGCGGCGTTCCGGTTTCGGAATTCGCCCCGCACCTCTACGAGCACCACAACCGGGCTGCCGTCGCGCACCTTTTCAAGGTCACGTCGAGCCTCGACAGCCTCGTGGTGGGCGAGGACCAGATCCTGGCGCAGGTGCACGACGCGTATCTGGCGTCGCAGTCCGAAGGGGCGACCGACAAGATCCTGCACGCGCTTTTTCAGCGGGCGTTCAAGGTCGCGAAGGAAATTCGCACCAAGACCAATATCAATGTGGGAAAGGTCTCGGTGTCGTCGGTTGCGGTGGAGCTGGCGGCGTCGATCTTCGGGGATCTCACGAGCAAGAGCGTCATGGTGATCGGTTCAGGGGAGATGGGCCAGCTTGCGTTGAAGTGCCTGGTGGAAAAGGGCGTCGGCAGGGTACTGGTCGCCAACCGGACGCTGGCCACGGCGGAGAGCTTGGCGGAGAACTACCGCGGGGAGCCCATCGCGCTCTCCCACCTGGACGCGCACCTGCACCGGGCCGATATCGTGATTACCTCCACGTCCGCCGAGACGCCGGTCCTCGGCGTGAAGGATTTCGAGCACGCGCTGAAGCTGCGCAACAACGCGCCGATGTTCGTGATCGATATTGCCGTGCCGCGGGACGTGGACCGCGCGGTCACCACGTTGGACAACGTCTACTGCTACGATATGGATGATCTGGAGTCGGTGGCGGCGCAGAACCTCGAATCCCGGCGCGCGGAGCTTTCCAAGTGCCTGGAGATGGTCGAGCGGCAGGTGGACCGCTTCATCGACTGGCGCCAGAGCCTGTACGCCGAGCCGACGATTAAATCAATGACGCAGGAGCTGCACGCGATCCGCGAGCGGGAACTGGCCAAGACGCTGGGGAGCCTGCCGGACCTGACCGATCAGGAGCGGGATGAGATCGAGTACCTGACAAAACGGATTGTAAACAACATATTGCAGCGCCCGATGACGCAGATAAAGCAGGAGGTGGTGCACGAAGACCCGCACCGCGTCCTGCACCTGGTCAAGCGCTTGTTCGGATTGGAGGAACGCACGGGATGA
- the ccsA gene encoding cytochrome c biogenesis protein CcsA: MSSVVYICFTIGNLLALGSAGVALVYLRENANQRLLTAAYWLACGAFVSLALMLALRSVQWGLVPLTTATDSISLMTVLALGILVIQMGVDPMQRGLLCFHLPLLGVISGLNLATGLPALGEAPRPLSSMLLIVHVGLVFLAYALLALAGVNSVAYARQAQLLKHRKTTGLFQKLPSLELLDKNLFQLIRIGYPTYVFTLIAGGFWVWYEGDTLSPTWWFSPKVGMALAMLLFYAFAYHARSAGRLRGPKLAHIVCYGTATLIALYLVLALAGVLNYNFYGAAG, from the coding sequence ATGAGCAGCGTCGTCTACATCTGCTTTACGATCGGGAACCTGCTGGCCCTCGGCAGCGCGGGCGTGGCGCTTGTTTACCTGCGGGAGAACGCGAACCAGCGCCTGCTGACGGCGGCGTACTGGCTGGCGTGCGGCGCGTTTGTGTCGCTGGCGCTGATGCTTGCCTTGCGGTCGGTCCAGTGGGGGCTGGTGCCGCTGACGACGGCCACGGATTCGATATCGCTGATGACGGTGCTGGCGCTGGGGATTCTCGTGATCCAGATGGGGGTAGACCCGATGCAGCGGGGGCTGCTGTGTTTTCATCTTCCGCTGCTGGGGGTGATCAGCGGGCTGAATCTGGCGACGGGCTTACCGGCGCTGGGCGAGGCTCCGCGCCCGCTGAGTTCGATGCTCCTGATTGTGCATGTGGGCCTGGTGTTCCTGGCGTATGCGCTGCTGGCGCTTGCGGGGGTGAACAGCGTGGCGTATGCGCGGCAGGCCCAGCTGTTGAAGCACCGCAAGACGACGGGACTGTTTCAGAAGTTGCCTTCCCTGGAGCTGCTTGACAAGAACCTTTTCCAGCTTATTCGCATTGGCTATCCGACGTATGTGTTTACGCTGATAGCGGGGGGCTTCTGGGTCTGGTACGAGGGCGACACGCTGAGCCCGACGTGGTGGTTTTCGCCGAAGGTGGGCATGGCGCTGGCGATGCTGTTGTTTTACGCGTTTGCGTACCACGCGCGTTCGGCGGGCCGTTTGCGCGGGCCGAAGCTGGCGCATATTGTGTGTTATGGTACCGCGACCCTGATTGCGCTGTATCTTGTTCTCGCCCTGGCCGGCGTCCTGAACTACAATTTCTATGGAGCGGCGGGATGA
- a CDS encoding nucleoside hydrolase: MIAGALLFSAACLSVPASAAEGKIRVLLDTDANNELDDQHAIAYLLFNGDVFEVEGITVNRTSGGGDVHQHFAEAERVVKLCGLDGKVSVYLGAEKSFEEIRGALNQPDFDGHEAVDRIIERALAADDRPLVLLPIGKLTNIALALEKEPAIAAKVRIVWLGSNYPKPGEYNQNNDEGAMNYLLDADVPFEIVTVRYGEPSGTDAVRATLQEVREIMPGKGPRIDTPITGRHGGEFATFGDYALNLFENIRLHGDPPSRALFDMAAVAIVKNPGWAESRRIPAPTLADRKWVERPGNAREVVLWENFDRKAIMADFYDRMENYVLAVSAE, from the coding sequence ATGATCGCTGGCGCCCTTCTCTTTTCGGCCGCGTGTCTCAGCGTACCCGCGTCGGCCGCCGAGGGCAAGATCCGTGTACTTCTGGACACGGACGCCAACAACGAGTTGGACGACCAGCATGCGATCGCCTACCTGCTGTTCAACGGCGATGTGTTCGAGGTCGAGGGCATCACGGTGAACCGGACGTCCGGCGGGGGCGACGTGCATCAGCATTTCGCCGAGGCCGAGCGGGTCGTGAAGCTCTGCGGGCTGGATGGCAAGGTGAGCGTCTATCTCGGAGCGGAGAAGTCGTTTGAAGAAATCCGGGGTGCGTTGAATCAGCCCGATTTCGACGGCCATGAGGCGGTGGACCGGATTATCGAGCGCGCCCTGGCCGCCGACGACCGGCCGCTGGTGCTGTTGCCCATCGGCAAGCTCACGAACATCGCGCTCGCCCTCGAAAAGGAGCCCGCCATCGCCGCGAAGGTGCGCATCGTATGGCTCGGCTCCAACTACCCGAAGCCCGGCGAATACAACCAGAACAACGACGAGGGCGCCATGAACTACCTGCTCGACGCCGACGTCCCCTTCGAGATCGTCACGGTCCGTTACGGCGAGCCGTCGGGTACGGACGCCGTGCGGGCTACACTCCAGGAGGTCCGGGAGATCATGCCCGGCAAGGGGCCCCGGATCGACACGCCCATCACGGGGCGTCACGGCGGCGAGTTCGCGACCTTCGGCGACTACGCGCTCAACCTCTTCGAGAACATCCGGCTCCATGGGGATCCGCCCTCGCGGGCGCTCTTCGATATGGCGGCCGTCGCCATCGTCAAGAACCCCGGCTGGGCGGAGTCGCGGCGCATTCCCGCCCCCACACTCGCCGATCGCAAGTGGGTGGAGCGCCCCGGCAACGCGCGCGAGGTGGTCCTGTGGGAGAACTTCGACCGGAAGGCCATCATGGCCGACTTCTACGACCGGATGGAGAACTATGTCCTCGCGGTGAGCGCGGAGTAG
- a CDS encoding PASTA domain-containing protein: MDGGGVPDLSGLTRADAEEQLESSGFTIGSITEVSSDAPLGEVVGQSPAPGAVEPEGTPVDLVISMGLPAPVPHLIGLQRAAAETAIAEAQFTLGRVTERSSTATAGEVIDQTPAPGAAAAPRTPVNLVVSSGIQQVNVPNVVGRQAAEAGAMIASTGLTLGAITMEEDSAPAGQVLSQSPSAGAAVMPGAMVDISISAGEGRQSAVVPNVTGGTRAASESAVTEAGLVLGGVTDVFSDAPPGEVVAQSPPAGAIVPLESPVSIQVSAGVEPISVPDVVGLRSPDAGASIAGAGLSLGAITEIESTAPPGEVLSQIPPSGEIVPRGSAVDITVSESAGAAVVPELAGSTETSAVDVLQGVGLALGAVTNVFSDRPVGEVIGQHPLAGTLILLGSAVDIEISGGLAFVAVPAVTGMHSATAGAAIAGAGLRVGTVARVESNNPAGEVLSQSPAAGAIVSANSAVDLTVSEGAATVEVPDITGGSEAEASLALETAGLVLGAAEDVFSAQPVGRVIGQSPSPGSVALRGTAVMILVSAGAELITVPDLLGLPQAQAGALIATARLSLGTVTEVLSPEPGGQVVAQDPAAGSSVAPDTPVALEVSSFEAIVSVPDLSSITLEIAQFRLALAGLRLGEVLAQPQVTVPAVMVIDQDPGAGMMIAEGSDVSLTISVPPDPGAFLTLVNTPVHEDDITAEAYYAAIDPFGEKTTLSDWYAANGFGEPGGMEASAYYFNEADLGFGRQVHMRSNGSPTVFGTPADRIAFATLNHPTVDDTWQNPDEPIATVCMDMLPAPEGGEPYIRFYVYGSDGNRLNKIDLDGRGDKYVPGMCTVCHGGQPRALVNGVYPDFGNINTRFIPFDLESFLYSETNPEFNRASQEGAFYAMNKAVLDSYAAIPQKHIFTYNGPSIPIPDSPGGPVSADLVVSGLSGGIVDVKLVIGGTGLCSTDVGDGNNGIDHTWVGDLLINLVSPSGIVCNIMARRGSSGNNICGAVFDDAAAASVATLSFSDAPFTGIWMPEEALSKFVGSEPNGAWRLFVEDEAGADTGNLNHWSLQITTDAPDKRAAEELIEGWYGGPALPFPFDGGFVPEGWSPPAAPPEAAELYSAVVARSCRLCHVQQSERLPSLDFDTFAEFELAKDRIRQLVFQDGTMPAALPTYDQFWLSSFPYAAGLLANFVGHGTSGPGRPVANAGTNRTAAIGETVVLNGIMSNFADSYTWSFVSVPSGSASALTGADTAMPSFQPDLAGAYTIQLIVTSGSISSASDEVTVTAVTVSSGPSFSMDVLPILTDPARCVSCHQSGGVAAPSGFFLDSADSNVLYNEVVTEFSTAEPSNTRVNTASPAMSLILRKASNSDGNHGGGMQPGFNLGGDRSNYDVILEWIDASGAANN; the protein is encoded by the coding sequence GTGGACGGCGGGGGAGTGCCCGATCTCTCGGGATTGACGCGGGCGGACGCGGAGGAGCAACTGGAGTCTAGCGGCTTTACGATAGGTTCCATCACGGAGGTGTCCAGCGATGCGCCCCTGGGCGAAGTGGTTGGGCAGTCTCCGGCGCCCGGCGCCGTTGAGCCGGAAGGTACGCCTGTCGATCTCGTAATTAGCATGGGACTTCCGGCGCCGGTGCCGCATCTCATCGGCCTGCAACGCGCCGCCGCGGAAACCGCCATTGCCGAGGCCCAATTCACGCTTGGGCGGGTAACCGAGCGGTCATCCACCGCGACCGCCGGGGAAGTCATTGACCAGACGCCGGCGCCCGGCGCGGCTGCGGCTCCGCGCACCCCCGTGAACCTGGTGGTCAGTTCGGGCATTCAGCAGGTCAATGTGCCCAATGTCGTCGGACGGCAGGCGGCGGAAGCTGGCGCCATGATTGCCAGTACGGGGCTTACTTTGGGCGCGATCACCATGGAGGAGGATAGCGCGCCGGCGGGCCAAGTGCTCTCCCAGAGCCCTTCCGCCGGTGCGGCGGTTATGCCTGGGGCAATGGTCGATATCAGCATTAGTGCCGGTGAGGGGCGCCAGTCCGCCGTGGTGCCCAACGTGACGGGTGGCACGCGGGCTGCCTCGGAATCGGCGGTAACGGAAGCGGGCCTGGTTCTGGGCGGCGTTACCGATGTGTTTAGCGACGCGCCGCCCGGCGAGGTGGTCGCCCAGAGCCCACCCGCGGGCGCCATTGTTCCATTGGAATCTCCGGTCTCGATCCAGGTGAGCGCCGGGGTGGAGCCGATCTCCGTTCCCGATGTTGTGGGGCTTCGGTCGCCCGACGCCGGCGCCAGCATTGCCGGCGCGGGGCTCAGCTTGGGCGCGATTACGGAAATCGAGAGCACCGCGCCGCCGGGCGAAGTGCTTTCTCAGATCCCGCCGTCTGGCGAAATAGTCCCGCGGGGTTCGGCTGTCGACATTACGGTGAGCGAATCTGCCGGCGCCGCTGTAGTCCCTGAACTTGCCGGTAGCACCGAGACTTCCGCTGTAGATGTACTTCAGGGCGTGGGATTGGCATTGGGGGCGGTAACGAATGTCTTCAGCGACCGTCCCGTGGGGGAAGTAATCGGGCAACACCCGCTCGCTGGCACACTGATACTACTCGGTTCGGCGGTGGATATCGAGATTAGCGGCGGGCTCGCTTTCGTGGCTGTGCCCGCTGTGACGGGGATGCATTCCGCGACTGCGGGCGCGGCCATCGCTGGTGCGGGGCTGCGTGTTGGAACAGTCGCCCGGGTGGAGAGCAACAATCCGGCGGGTGAGGTGCTTTCGCAGAGCCCCGCGGCCGGTGCTATCGTATCCGCCAATTCCGCGGTAGATTTAACGGTTAGCGAAGGCGCGGCTACGGTCGAGGTTCCGGATATCACGGGCGGCTCGGAAGCGGAGGCGAGCCTTGCTCTCGAAACGGCCGGGTTGGTTTTGGGTGCGGCGGAAGACGTATTCAGCGCCCAACCCGTGGGACGGGTGATCGGCCAATCGCCATCGCCGGGATCCGTGGCGCTGCGTGGAACCGCGGTCATGATCTTGGTGAGCGCGGGCGCCGAACTTATCACGGTGCCCGATCTCCTGGGCCTTCCGCAGGCCCAGGCGGGTGCGCTGATCGCGACAGCGCGCCTGAGCCTCGGCACAGTGACCGAAGTGCTCAGCCCGGAACCAGGCGGGCAAGTGGTCGCGCAGGACCCGGCGGCGGGTAGCAGCGTTGCGCCAGACACACCCGTGGCGCTTGAGGTAAGTTCGTTCGAGGCGATTGTGAGCGTACCCGATTTGTCCTCCATCACTTTGGAGATTGCCCAGTTTCGCCTGGCGCTCGCGGGGCTGCGATTGGGTGAGGTATTGGCGCAGCCCCAGGTGACCGTTCCCGCGGTCATGGTTATCGATCAGGATCCAGGCGCGGGCATGATGATTGCCGAAGGTTCCGATGTTTCGCTGACGATTTCTGTCCCGCCGGATCCCGGCGCATTCCTTACGCTGGTGAACACGCCAGTGCATGAAGATGATATCACGGCAGAGGCCTATTACGCGGCGATTGATCCCTTTGGCGAGAAGACGACGCTCTCGGACTGGTACGCCGCCAACGGTTTTGGGGAGCCGGGCGGAATGGAGGCATCGGCCTATTACTTTAACGAGGCGGATCTCGGGTTCGGCCGGCAGGTGCATATGCGTTCCAATGGCAGCCCGACGGTCTTCGGGACGCCGGCGGACCGGATCGCTTTTGCTACCCTGAACCATCCTACGGTGGACGATACCTGGCAGAATCCTGATGAGCCCATTGCCACTGTCTGCATGGACATGCTGCCGGCGCCGGAAGGCGGCGAGCCCTATATCCGCTTCTATGTCTACGGTTCGGACGGAAACCGGCTCAACAAGATCGATTTGGATGGCCGGGGGGACAAATACGTTCCCGGGATGTGCACGGTTTGCCACGGCGGGCAACCCAGGGCACTCGTAAATGGCGTCTATCCGGATTTCGGAAATATCAATACGCGATTCATACCGTTTGACCTGGAGTCATTCCTCTACTCGGAAACCAACCCGGAATTCAACCGGGCATCGCAGGAGGGGGCGTTCTATGCGATGAACAAGGCCGTCCTGGATTCCTACGCCGCCATTCCGCAGAAACACATTTTTACATACAATGGGCCGAGCATTCCGATTCCCGATTCGCCGGGAGGACCGGTATCCGCGGATCTTGTGGTGTCTGGCCTCAGCGGGGGGATAGTCGATGTGAAATTGGTGATAGGGGGTACGGGGCTCTGTTCGACGGATGTCGGCGACGGTAACAACGGCATTGACCATACCTGGGTTGGCGATCTCCTGATAAACCTCGTTTCACCGTCCGGAATTGTCTGCAACATCATGGCGCGGCGCGGCTCCAGCGGCAACAACATCTGCGGGGCGGTGTTTGATGACGCCGCGGCCGCGTCCGTCGCCACGCTCAGTTTCTCGGACGCGCCATTTACCGGCATTTGGATGCCCGAGGAGGCGCTCAGCAAGTTCGTCGGCAGCGAACCGAATGGCGCTTGGCGTCTATTCGTGGAAGACGAAGCGGGCGCCGACACCGGCAACTTGAACCACTGGTCGCTGCAAATCACCACGGATGCGCCCGATAAGCGGGCGGCCGAGGAGCTGATTGAAGGGTGGTACGGCGGGCCGGCTCTCCCCTTTCCGTTCGATGGCGGTTTTGTTCCGGAAGGGTGGTCGCCGCCTGCGGCGCCGCCGGAGGCCGCGGAGCTATACTCGGCCGTTGTGGCGCGCTCTTGCCGGCTCTGCCACGTGCAGCAGAGCGAACGGTTGCCCTCGCTCGATTTTGACACGTTCGCGGAGTTCGAACTCGCGAAGGACCGGATCCGCCAACTGGTCTTCCAAGACGGAACCATGCCGGCCGCACTACCTACCTATGACCAATTTTGGTTGAGTTCCTTCCCGTATGCCGCGGGCCTCCTCGCAAATTTCGTGGGGCATGGCACATCTGGGCCCGGCAGGCCAGTGGCGAATGCTGGGACCAATCGGACGGCCGCAATCGGTGAAACCGTGGTGCTCAATGGAATTATGAGCAACTTCGCTGACTCCTATACGTGGAGCTTTGTCTCCGTTCCCAGCGGAAGCGCGTCGGCATTGACTGGCGCCGACACGGCCATGCCGTCGTTTCAGCCGGATCTGGCAGGCGCGTACACCATCCAACTGATTGTGACCTCAGGGAGTATTTCGAGTGCTTCCGACGAGGTAACGGTCACCGCAGTGACGGTATCCAGCGGGCCCAGCTTCAGTATGGACGTGCTTCCCATTCTGACGGACCCCGCGCGCTGCGTGTCGTGCCACCAGAGTGGCGGCGTAGCGGCCCCCAGCGGCTTCTTCCTCGACAGCGCCGATTCTAATGTCTTGTACAACGAGGTCGTTACGGAATTCAGCACCGCCGAACCATCGAACACCCGTGTAAACACGGCCTCGCCCGCAATGAGCCTGATATTGAGAAAAGCGTCCAATTCCGACGGCAACCACGGTGGCGGAATGCAGCCCGGATTCAATCTCGGTGGGGATAGAAGCAACTACGATGTTATTCTGGAGTGGATCGATGCTTCCGGCGCAGCGAACAACTGA